Proteins from a genomic interval of Paenibacillus sp. RC334:
- a CDS encoding metal-dependent hydrolase: MDTITHTLFGLALYGAVKKSDMTRKQKGALLFTTVIGSQIPDIDVISTLWDVSGRYQMWHRGLTHSLFLVPVWAAFIALLVRLFFQHSGWRWFGIALLAVFIHDTSDLFNAWGTGYFEPFSQMRVTFGTIPIVDLVLWALMLAGFLYVRFRRSARISSMAVYRIVWTLMALHFTVQTAQGMLILHQQKTQAPYEQAALSADFVPGMFTVISKKNSVVTLSKGSLWTGFHTVAELPSKDQANLDLLFASNPKSQTLVQWSPFVVVVDDGQRLGVYDPRFYREGQSFLYEFIDRP, encoded by the coding sequence ATGGATACCATTACACATACACTGTTCGGCTTGGCCTTATACGGCGCAGTCAAGAAGTCGGACATGACGCGCAAGCAAAAGGGCGCACTACTATTCACCACCGTTATTGGCTCGCAAATCCCTGATATAGATGTGATTTCTACGTTGTGGGATGTGTCAGGGCGATACCAGATGTGGCACAGAGGACTCACCCATTCACTGTTCCTCGTTCCCGTATGGGCGGCATTTATTGCCTTGCTGGTGCGCTTGTTCTTCCAACACTCCGGCTGGCGGTGGTTTGGAATAGCCCTGCTGGCTGTGTTCATTCACGATACGAGCGACCTGTTTAACGCTTGGGGTACGGGGTATTTTGAACCTTTCTCGCAGATGAGAGTGACCTTCGGGACGATTCCGATTGTGGACCTTGTTCTATGGGCGTTGATGCTGGCGGGGTTCCTCTATGTCCGCTTCCGGCGTTCTGCCCGAATTTCCTCGATGGCCGTCTACCGGATCGTATGGACGCTGATGGCGCTGCATTTCACCGTCCAAACTGCCCAAGGCATGCTCATTCTGCACCAGCAAAAGACACAAGCGCCTTATGAGCAGGCAGCGTTATCTGCCGATTTTGTCCCCGGTATGTTCACGGTAATTAGCAAAAAGAACTCCGTGGTCACCTTGAGCAAAGGCTCCCTATGGACAGGCTTCCATACAGTAGCCGAGCTGCCATCCAAGGATCAGGCTAATCTGGATTTGCTGTTTGCCAGCAATCCCAAGTCACAAACGCTTGTGCAATGGTCACCCTTCGTGGTCGTTGTAGACGATGGACAGCGTCTGGGCGTATACGACCCACGTTTCTATCGGGAGGGTCAATCCTTTCTGTACGAATTTATCGACCGTCCGTGA
- a CDS encoding MmcQ/YjbR family DNA-binding protein — protein sequence MYEKIVAYGLSKKEAIEDYPFGPEPQVLKVGGKVFALLRQANGICQVSLKCDPVIAENLREQNEAIKPGYHLNKKHWNTVTVDSTFPLEDLYSMIDHSYDLVFKSLTKAQREAITMRIRATDL from the coding sequence ATGTATGAGAAGATTGTGGCATATGGTCTAAGCAAAAAAGAAGCGATAGAGGATTACCCTTTTGGTCCTGAGCCACAGGTGCTGAAGGTGGGAGGCAAAGTATTTGCTCTCTTAAGGCAAGCGAACGGTATTTGCCAAGTTTCTCTGAAATGTGATCCGGTTATTGCGGAAAACCTGCGTGAGCAAAACGAGGCGATTAAGCCGGGATATCATTTAAATAAAAAGCATTGGAACACGGTAACGGTCGATTCTACTTTCCCGCTGGAGGATTTGTACAGCATGATCGACCATTCGTACGATTTGGTTTTCAAAAGCTTGACCAAAGCGCAACGTGAAGCCATTACGATGAGAATACGGGCAACCGATCTGTGA